The following are encoded together in the Aciduricibacillus chroicocephali genome:
- a CDS encoding ATP-dependent Clp protease ATP-binding subunit, giving the protein MQCQKCGVNEANINMMMKINNQQMQMHLCQNCYKELQNEMMQGGLFGGPAFGDNAFASQFFQNNGQSKAKTKTKKQAAGGGDGLLEQLAKNVTAAAESGTIDPVIGRDVEVKRVIETLNRRNKNNPVLIGEPGVGKTAIAEGLALKIVEGSVPHKLSGKKVYVLDVASLVAGTGIRGQFEERMQQLIAELEERDDVILFIDEIHLLVGAGTAESSQMDAGNILKPALARGEIQVIGATTLKEYRQIEKDAALERRFQPIIVKEPTAEEAFEILKGIKDRYEAFHEVRYSDEVLKAFVTLSDRYIQDRFLPDKAIDLMDEVGSRLNLENADKDSISIEQRLQEIKAEKEKAAEEENYEHAAHLRYQEIQLQKQLQKAKDEEQVIDVDISDIQLIVEEKTGIPVTKLQADEQAQMKDLAKNLSAKVIGQDEAVDKVAKAIRRSRAGLKAKERPIGSFLFVGPTGVGKTELTKVLAEEMFGTRDSLIRLDMSEYMEKHAVSKLIGSPPGYVGHEEAGQLTEQIRRNPYSIVLLDEIEKAHPDVQNMFLQIMEDGHLTDSQGRRVSFKDAVIIMTSNAGTAVKEVSVGFNSEEHESISQLDTLSNYFKPEFLNRFDAIISFNELSEEHLLEIVDIMLGKLQKNLKEQGILMTVTDQAKKEIASLGYSRKFGARPLRRVIQDKVEDQLTDLILEHEELEQVLVDVKDGEIVATKA; this is encoded by the coding sequence ATGCAATGCCAAAAATGTGGTGTAAATGAAGCTAACATTAATATGATGATGAAAATCAACAATCAGCAAATGCAAATGCATCTCTGCCAGAACTGCTATAAAGAATTGCAAAATGAAATGATGCAAGGAGGCCTCTTCGGCGGTCCTGCATTTGGTGATAACGCATTTGCAAGTCAGTTTTTCCAAAACAACGGCCAGAGTAAAGCTAAAACAAAAACGAAGAAGCAAGCTGCTGGCGGTGGAGATGGTCTGCTTGAGCAGCTCGCTAAAAATGTAACTGCAGCTGCCGAATCAGGAACAATCGATCCTGTCATCGGTCGCGATGTCGAAGTAAAGCGTGTTATCGAAACATTGAATAGAAGAAACAAGAACAACCCAGTTCTAATTGGGGAACCTGGTGTAGGTAAAACAGCTATTGCTGAAGGGCTCGCACTCAAGATTGTAGAAGGTTCAGTTCCGCATAAATTGTCTGGTAAGAAAGTATATGTGCTTGATGTCGCTTCACTTGTTGCTGGTACAGGAATTCGCGGCCAATTTGAAGAGCGTATGCAGCAATTGATCGCAGAACTTGAAGAACGTGATGATGTTATTCTCTTCATTGATGAGATCCACCTTCTAGTCGGTGCAGGAACTGCTGAAAGCTCTCAAATGGATGCAGGAAACATTTTGAAACCAGCCTTGGCACGTGGAGAAATTCAAGTGATTGGTGCAACAACATTGAAAGAATACCGTCAGATTGAAAAAGACGCTGCCCTTGAACGTCGCTTCCAGCCGATTATCGTTAAAGAGCCGACAGCTGAAGAAGCTTTTGAAATCTTGAAAGGGATTAAGGATCGTTATGAGGCGTTCCATGAAGTGCGTTATTCAGATGAAGTCTTGAAAGCATTTGTTACACTTTCCGATCGCTATATCCAAGATCGTTTCTTGCCGGATAAGGCAATCGACTTGATGGATGAAGTTGGTTCTCGTCTTAACCTTGAGAACGCTGACAAAGATTCAATCTCTATTGAACAGCGTCTACAGGAAATCAAGGCCGAAAAAGAAAAAGCAGCCGAGGAAGAAAATTACGAACATGCAGCTCACTTGCGCTATCAGGAAATCCAGCTACAGAAACAATTGCAAAAAGCAAAAGACGAAGAGCAAGTAATTGATGTTGATATCTCAGATATTCAGCTCATTGTAGAAGAGAAGACTGGCATCCCTGTAACTAAGTTGCAAGCAGATGAACAGGCACAGATGAAAGATTTGGCGAAGAATTTGTCCGCTAAAGTAATCGGACAGGACGAAGCAGTCGATAAAGTAGCGAAAGCGATCCGCCGTAGCCGTGCAGGTTTGAAGGCGAAAGAACGACCAATCGGTTCGTTCCTCTTTGTTGGTCCGACAGGTGTCGGTAAAACAGAACTTACAAAAGTTCTTGCTGAAGAAATGTTCGGTACAAGAGATTCACTCATTCGTCTTGACATGAGTGAATATATGGAGAAACATGCCGTGTCTAAATTGATCGGTTCACCTCCAGGATATGTTGGTCATGAAGAAGCTGGTCAGCTTACTGAGCAGATTCGCCGCAATCCGTATTCAATTGTACTTCTTGATGAAATTGAAAAAGCTCATCCAGATGTACAGAACATGTTCCTGCAAATTATGGAAGATGGTCACCTTACAGACTCACAGGGTCGCCGTGTCAGCTTCAAAGATGCTGTAATCATTATGACAAGTAACGCTGGTACTGCTGTAAAGGAAGTAAGTGTTGGCTTCAATAGTGAAGAGCATGAGTCCATTTCACAGCTTGATACATTGAGCAATTACTTCAAGCCTGAATTCCTCAACCGATTTGATGCAATTATCAGCTTCAATGAATTGAGTGAGGAGCATTTGCTTGAGATTGTTGATATCATGCTTGGTAAATTGCAGAAAAACTTGAAGGAGCAAGGTATCCTTATGACTGTGACAGACCAGGCTAAGAAAGAAATTGCTTCTCTTGGTTACAGCCGCAAGTTCGGTGCCCGTCCACTCCGTCGTGTTATTCAGGATAAAGTCGAGGATCAGCTTACAGATCTGATTCTTGAGCATGAAGAACTTGAGCAAGTTCTTGTCGATGTAAAAGACGGCGAGATTGTCGCGACAAAAGCTTAA
- a CDS encoding ComEC/Rec2 family competence protein, producing the protein MRIIKLSITLIIILGVLMPSEVESIGKEEFLRGLKVHYIDVGQGDSILIETPNKRTILIDGGPPESGDALLAYLKKEEIRKIDLLIATHPDFDHIGGLIPVLEKLKVKKVIDSGKLHSTRTYRNYLHLIRKKNIPFEIAEQNDYIQIDSKLIIQILNTFDRNKKDNNEASIVLKMHHGDISFLFMADAEIEQERDLMKQYDLEADILKVGHHGSNTSTSRAFVEAVQPQVAMLTYSKKNRYGHPVSRVVRNLQREKVHIYSTSTFGSTVLWSNGYYYFIMPEKNPLDFLWRKE; encoded by the coding sequence GTGAGGATAATCAAGCTCAGTATCACCTTAATCATCATATTAGGAGTGTTGATGCCATCAGAAGTGGAGAGCATCGGCAAAGAAGAATTTCTTAGAGGGTTGAAAGTTCATTACATTGATGTTGGACAAGGTGACAGTATATTGATTGAGACACCGAATAAGCGCACAATCTTGATTGATGGGGGACCGCCGGAGTCGGGTGATGCACTGCTAGCTTATTTGAAGAAAGAGGAGATTAGAAAAATTGATCTGCTTATTGCGACGCATCCTGATTTCGACCATATTGGTGGGCTGATTCCAGTTTTGGAGAAATTGAAGGTGAAGAAGGTCATTGATTCAGGAAAGCTGCATAGCACGAGAACTTACAGGAACTATCTCCATTTGATACGTAAAAAGAATATTCCGTTTGAAATCGCAGAACAAAACGATTACATCCAAATCGATTCCAAGCTGATTATCCAAATACTCAACACGTTTGATCGCAATAAAAAAGACAACAATGAAGCATCAATTGTATTGAAGATGCATCATGGCGATATTAGCTTTCTGTTCATGGCAGATGCGGAGATTGAGCAGGAAAGGGATCTCATGAAACAGTATGATCTTGAAGCGGATATTCTGAAAGTCGGACATCATGGCTCCAACACGAGCACATCTCGTGCATTTGTTGAAGCTGTTCAGCCTCAAGTCGCCATGCTTACTTATAGTAAAAAGAATAGATATGGACATCCTGTATCTCGTGTTGTACGAAATCTTCAGCGTGAGAAAGTTCATATTTATTCTACCTCAACATTCGGAAGTACCGTCCTTTGGTCAAACGGATATTATTATTTTATCATGCCGGAGAAAAACCCTCTCGATTTCCTTTGGAGGAAAGAGTGA
- a CDS encoding C40 family peptidase has product MKKKILLIASLLMLCFPVSSFAKSGTSIKQAYINVPVINVWKDPVLRQIDKPAAKKNADIEKWIKSMNYHSKLALVGKLDTQVLYGEGVLITSQKKGWSKISIPSQIVPGKKNGYTGWVPTEQLVFSKSFDKQQSKPFASITSKSALLYRDAALSKKAMNLSFNTRLPILEIKNGNAKVITPDGSAKWLKKGNFKAFKDSKEIPAPTGQNLVKTGRQFLNLPYLWAGLSGFGFDCSGFTYAMHRANGIDIPRDSTAQAKSGQALKKSQLKPGDLLFFAHNNGKGKVHHVAMYAGGGKMIHSPNTASSIRIDSINAPGYKNEYAGARRYYK; this is encoded by the coding sequence ATGAAGAAAAAGATACTCCTCATTGCCTCGCTCCTCATGCTTTGTTTTCCAGTTTCAAGTTTTGCAAAATCAGGAACTTCTATCAAACAGGCTTATATTAATGTTCCTGTCATCAACGTTTGGAAAGATCCCGTACTCCGTCAAATTGACAAGCCCGCTGCAAAGAAAAATGCAGACATTGAGAAATGGATCAAGTCTATGAATTATCATAGCAAACTCGCTCTCGTTGGGAAGCTTGATACCCAAGTTTTATATGGTGAAGGTGTTCTGATTACAAGCCAGAAGAAAGGCTGGAGCAAGATATCCATTCCTTCTCAAATAGTTCCAGGTAAGAAAAATGGATACACTGGATGGGTGCCAACTGAACAGCTTGTGTTCTCAAAGTCGTTTGATAAGCAACAAAGTAAACCTTTTGCTTCGATTACTTCAAAATCCGCCCTGCTCTATAGAGATGCTGCATTATCCAAGAAAGCAATGAATCTTAGCTTTAATACAAGATTACCTATTTTAGAAATTAAGAATGGAAATGCAAAAGTTATTACTCCAGATGGCAGCGCCAAATGGCTCAAGAAAGGTAATTTTAAAGCTTTTAAAGATTCGAAGGAAATTCCCGCTCCTACCGGGCAAAACCTTGTAAAAACGGGACGCCAATTCTTAAATCTTCCTTACCTTTGGGCTGGTCTTTCCGGCTTTGGTTTTGATTGCTCGGGTTTTACATATGCAATGCACCGAGCAAATGGCATTGATATTCCACGCGATTCAACTGCTCAGGCAAAATCCGGACAAGCCCTAAAGAAGTCACAGCTAAAACCTGGAGATCTCCTCTTCTTTGCACACAATAATGGAAAAGGAAAAGTCCACCATGTTGCGATGTATGCAGGTGGCGGTAAAATGATTCACTCACCAAATACGGCTTCTTCCATTCGAATAGACTCGATTAATGCACCCGGTTATAAAAATGAATATGCCGGTGCAAGGCGTTATTACAAATAA
- a CDS encoding helix-turn-helix domain-containing protein, protein MMEQLAHNIHFHRNRNGWTQAQLGSMLNVSRSVVGKWENGMTVPDAEAILQLSKAFHITADHLLGNPIYHEEILKDYRELYKLDKPSSNNEEEAFKLIHYVLSHPDFGKTILIMSKLPIRKQDKLHEIVDQIVEYDQA, encoded by the coding sequence ATGATGGAACAACTGGCTCACAACATACATTTTCATAGGAATCGTAATGGTTGGACCCAGGCACAACTCGGCAGTATGCTGAACGTGTCCCGTTCTGTTGTCGGCAAATGGGAGAATGGTATGACAGTGCCCGATGCGGAAGCGATTCTCCAATTAAGCAAGGCGTTTCATATTACAGCAGACCATCTGCTTGGTAATCCGATCTACCATGAAGAAATTCTGAAAGATTATCGAGAACTCTATAAATTAGACAAGCCCTCAAGTAATAATGAAGAAGAAGCCTTTAAGCTAATTCATTATGTATTGTCACATCCTGATTTTGGTAAAACTATATTAATAATGAGCAAACTACCGATTCGCAAACAGGACAAACTCCATGAAATTGTGGATCAGATTGTTGAATATGATCAAGCGTAA
- a CDS encoding GNAT family N-acetyltransferase, whose amino-acid sequence MLRKRDLNDVPVLFDLMSHPEVYPYVREKCDTVDEFYFKTKKLIESDESGEIVTRTILDDFLQPVGTISLFDVEGSAGFLATWIGQPFFGKGYSKTSKEEFFDELFTETPIDTVYLKIRKENIRSRKSTTKLPYTSLANESHKHVYDQINENGEIFDLFVVEKDHYLALKQFIEMPVSQTTEEGYVG is encoded by the coding sequence ATGCTAAGAAAACGAGATTTGAACGACGTCCCTGTACTATTCGATTTGATGAGTCACCCAGAAGTGTATCCATACGTCCGTGAGAAATGTGATACAGTTGATGAATTTTACTTTAAGACAAAAAAGCTGATTGAGTCGGATGAATCCGGGGAAATCGTGACGCGTACCATTCTTGATGATTTTCTTCAGCCAGTCGGTACGATTAGCCTCTTTGATGTTGAAGGATCAGCAGGATTCCTCGCAACTTGGATTGGACAGCCATTTTTCGGAAAAGGCTATAGCAAGACATCCAAAGAAGAGTTCTTCGATGAATTGTTCACGGAGACTCCGATTGATACGGTTTACTTGAAGATCCGAAAAGAAAACATTCGTTCACGAAAATCAACTACTAAGTTGCCATATACGAGTCTTGCTAATGAAAGTCATAAACACGTATACGATCAGATTAACGAGAATGGTGAAATTTTTGATCTGTTCGTAGTTGAAAAAGACCATTACCTAGCGCTCAAACAATTTATAGAAATGCCTGTAAGCCAGACAACTGAAGAAGGATATGTCGGCTAA
- a CDS encoding TIGR01777 family oxidoreductase, whose amino-acid sequence MNILITGGTGFVGSHIVKLLTSQGHHVYIMTRSPEKHESKGKVHYVSTDVAAEELPRIRAAINLAGASLFGRWTDERKEAILKSRLETTNNLIELFRNMDEKPDVLISASAVGWYGTSDNKIFTEKTTTPGNDFLADVCTKWEAAAKKAEELGIRTVIARFGIVLGTEGALPLMEKPVKLFIGGKIGDGEQWVSWIHVDDLARMVKFCIDEREISGPVNFTAPYPKRNKDFMRTIARVQNRPHWTMAPASLVKLAAGEMSEMVIEGQCVKPAKAVVLGYTFQFPILEAALHNIQKREQNYDSIL is encoded by the coding sequence ATGAATATTCTTATAACAGGTGGGACCGGATTTGTGGGGAGCCACATTGTAAAGCTGCTTACTTCCCAGGGTCATCATGTATATATTATGACGCGTTCTCCAGAAAAGCATGAAAGCAAAGGCAAAGTACATTACGTCAGCACAGATGTCGCAGCTGAAGAACTTCCCCGTATCAGAGCCGCAATCAATCTTGCTGGAGCCTCCCTATTCGGTCGCTGGACTGATGAACGGAAAGAAGCAATTCTGAAGAGCCGTCTTGAGACGACAAACAATCTGATTGAACTGTTCAGGAATATGGACGAGAAACCGGATGTACTCATCAGCGCCTCAGCTGTCGGCTGGTACGGAACATCCGACAATAAGATTTTCACCGAGAAAACAACAACACCAGGCAATGACTTCCTTGCAGACGTTTGTACAAAATGGGAGGCCGCAGCGAAAAAGGCAGAAGAGCTCGGCATTCGCACAGTCATAGCAAGATTTGGAATTGTGCTTGGTACTGAGGGTGCTTTGCCGCTTATGGAAAAACCGGTCAAACTGTTCATCGGAGGAAAAATCGGCGATGGTGAACAATGGGTATCTTGGATTCATGTTGATGACCTCGCCCGAATGGTCAAATTCTGTATTGATGAGAGAGAAATTAGTGGCCCAGTGAATTTCACTGCTCCTTACCCAAAAAGAAATAAAGACTTCATGCGGACAATTGCCCGCGTACAGAACCGTCCACATTGGACAATGGCCCCTGCCTCTCTAGTCAAACTAGCAGCAGGAGAGATGAGTGAAATGGTCATTGAAGGCCAATGCGTAAAGCCTGCGAAAGCCGTTGTTCTCGGGTATACTTTCCAGTTTCCGATACTGGAAGCAGCATTGCACAATATTCAGAAAAGAGAGCAAAATTATGACTCAATTCTTTAA
- the recX gene encoding recombination regulator RecX — MKKIARITTQKRNKERYNIYISDGEREFYAFSVDEAILIQYALRKGMELEDEFLDELLRQNSIYEAYTRAIHFLSYRMRTKKEIKDHLFKKEIEPEQIEQVMERLERDKLIDDAEFANMFVRTRVNTSDKGPGHVRRELLEKGVAPQIAEEALKFYSFEDEREKAVKFAQKKVRQPKQESSLQLKQRIQASLMQKGFSQGAIKEALNELSDIRDENDEQAALSRQGEKLLRKHGRAYEGYELRQKVTEALYRKGFSFDSIRAYLDEHMK, encoded by the coding sequence ATGAAAAAAATCGCCCGCATCACGACACAAAAACGAAATAAAGAGAGATACAACATTTACATCTCGGACGGCGAGCGAGAATTTTACGCTTTCAGTGTTGATGAAGCCATACTTATACAATATGCCTTACGCAAAGGGATGGAGCTTGAAGATGAATTTCTTGATGAACTCCTCCGGCAAAACTCAATATATGAAGCGTATACCCGCGCCATTCATTTTCTAAGCTATCGCATGCGTACGAAAAAAGAAATAAAAGACCATCTGTTCAAAAAAGAAATAGAGCCGGAACAGATTGAACAAGTTATGGAAAGGCTTGAACGGGATAAACTCATTGACGATGCCGAATTCGCCAATATGTTCGTACGGACAAGAGTGAATACTTCTGATAAGGGACCGGGACATGTTCGTCGTGAACTCCTTGAAAAGGGCGTCGCACCGCAAATAGCTGAAGAAGCTTTGAAGTTCTACAGTTTTGAAGATGAACGTGAAAAGGCTGTGAAATTTGCCCAAAAGAAAGTGCGTCAACCTAAGCAGGAATCAAGCCTGCAATTGAAGCAGAGAATCCAGGCCTCACTCATGCAGAAAGGATTTTCTCAGGGGGCTATAAAGGAAGCATTAAACGAACTGTCGGATATCAGGGATGAGAATGATGAACAGGCAGCATTAAGCAGACAAGGGGAGAAGCTTCTTCGCAAACATGGACGGGCGTACGAAGGTTATGAGCTGAGGCAAAAAGTTACAGAAGCTTTATATCGAAAAGGATTCTCCTTTGATTCTATCCGCGCCTACCTTGACGAACATATGAAATGA
- a CDS encoding metal-dependent hydrolase, translated as MDTGTHIVMGVALGGLSTLDPVVANDPTLFHAIFAGAIIGSHAPDFDTVLKLRNNATYIRNHRGPTHSIPAVIMWGLLISGAIYLFVPEVSYLHLWSWIALAVALHVFVDIFNAYGTQALKPFSNRWIALGFINTFDPYIFLLHIVGIVAWILGAPPGKAWLVVYAVIFLYYIKRYLDKREIVRKIKEFLPDTERVATSPTTKQNSWRVAITGKDEFHVGTVDNGHIQIIDEFERTPLPDTEIMNVALKDKNISAFLSFSPVYRHEITDFDDFTEVRLIDLRYRTKGYYPFVAVVHLDDNLNILTSYTGWIFSEHKLQNKLNTGNSIL; from the coding sequence ATGGATACAGGCACACATATCGTCATGGGTGTTGCGCTCGGCGGTCTGTCTACACTGGACCCTGTTGTCGCGAATGACCCGACGTTATTTCATGCTATTTTTGCGGGGGCCATCATTGGCTCGCATGCACCAGACTTTGATACAGTGCTCAAATTACGAAATAATGCTACTTATATAAGAAACCATCGGGGACCGACCCACTCGATACCCGCAGTAATTATGTGGGGATTGCTCATTTCAGGTGCGATTTATTTGTTTGTTCCTGAAGTAAGCTACTTGCATTTGTGGTCCTGGATTGCTTTAGCTGTCGCCCTGCACGTGTTTGTAGATATATTCAATGCTTATGGAACACAAGCTTTAAAACCTTTTTCCAACAGATGGATTGCCCTTGGATTCATCAATACATTTGACCCGTATATTTTTCTACTCCATATTGTAGGCATTGTAGCCTGGATTCTTGGAGCACCTCCAGGAAAAGCCTGGCTCGTCGTATATGCGGTCATTTTCCTCTATTATATTAAACGCTATCTTGATAAAAGGGAAATCGTGCGCAAAATCAAGGAATTCCTCCCAGATACGGAGAGGGTTGCAACTTCTCCGACAACGAAGCAGAACAGCTGGCGAGTTGCGATTACTGGAAAAGATGAATTTCATGTCGGTACGGTTGATAACGGCCATATCCAAATCATTGATGAGTTCGAACGGACACCGCTCCCCGACACCGAAATCATGAATGTGGCACTAAAGGATAAGAATATATCAGCTTTCCTCTCGTTTTCACCAGTATATCGCCACGAGATCACCGATTTTGATGACTTCACGGAAGTGCGTCTTATCGATTTGCGATACAGGACGAAAGGATATTATCCTTTCGTTGCGGTTGTACACCTTGATGATAACTTGAATATCCTAACTTCATATACAGGATGGATCTTCTCTGAACACAAACTGCAGAATAAGTTGAACACTGGAAACTCCATTCTCTAA
- the mutY gene encoding A/G-specific adenine glycosylase, with amino-acid sequence MSQMQENKLSTFDISGFQGDLIGWYSNEKRDLPWRLNRDPYRVWISEIMLQQTRVDTVIPFYNRFMEKFPTIQALADADEQEVLKAWEGLGYYSRARNLQTAAREVVALHEGKMPSVPKLLGALKGIGPYTKGAILSIAFGQPEPAVDGNVMRVLSRILEIDEDIALPKTRKTFEALVRALISHEDPSSFNQGLMELGALICTPQSPMCLFCPVQQHCRAFHTGRQLELPVKSKAKKKKTIRYAALLIHNSDGKVLIEKRPQTGLLAGLWQFPMIEMGVKGETLEGKAAKELGIGLEVGDKAGVLKHVFTHLIWEIDIFNAITTVAEPASERMRFVTMEEMEERPFPVSHQKMMPYLSREQ; translated from the coding sequence ATGAGTCAAATGCAAGAGAACAAATTGTCAACTTTCGACATATCAGGCTTCCAAGGAGACTTGATCGGCTGGTATAGCAATGAAAAAAGGGATCTCCCGTGGCGGCTTAATCGTGATCCATATAGAGTATGGATTTCTGAAATTATGCTGCAACAGACACGTGTTGATACAGTCATACCATTTTATAATAGGTTTATGGAGAAATTCCCCACAATTCAGGCTCTGGCAGATGCGGATGAACAAGAAGTGCTGAAAGCATGGGAAGGACTTGGTTATTATTCCCGCGCACGCAACTTGCAGACAGCAGCACGCGAAGTCGTGGCGCTCCACGAGGGAAAGATGCCTTCAGTTCCCAAACTGCTTGGAGCGTTAAAAGGAATTGGACCTTACACAAAAGGCGCTATCCTTTCGATTGCGTTTGGCCAGCCGGAACCAGCTGTTGATGGTAATGTCATGCGTGTCTTATCAAGAATTCTTGAGATTGATGAAGATATTGCCCTTCCGAAGACCCGCAAAACATTTGAAGCACTCGTGCGCGCCCTTATCTCTCATGAAGATCCTTCTTCATTCAATCAAGGTCTCATGGAGCTGGGTGCATTGATCTGCACACCACAGTCGCCGATGTGTTTGTTTTGTCCAGTTCAACAACATTGCCGTGCTTTCCATACAGGGCGTCAGTTGGAACTCCCTGTTAAGTCTAAGGCCAAAAAGAAGAAGACGATTCGCTACGCTGCTTTACTCATTCATAATTCCGATGGAAAAGTACTCATTGAAAAGCGTCCGCAAACAGGTCTGCTCGCGGGATTGTGGCAGTTTCCGATGATTGAAATGGGAGTAAAAGGCGAGACGTTAGAAGGGAAAGCTGCCAAAGAGCTTGGCATCGGACTTGAAGTGGGTGATAAGGCTGGAGTACTGAAGCATGTCTTTACTCATCTTATTTGGGAAATCGATATCTTTAATGCGATAACGACCGTTGCAGAGCCAGCATCGGAGCGGATGCGTTTCGTTACAATGGAAGAGATGGAAGAGCGGCCTTTCCCGGTTTCGCATCAGAAAATGATGCCATATCTTTCTAGAGAGCAGTAG
- a CDS encoding gamma-type small acid-soluble spore protein, translated as MAKNYGSNFSKKGKYEEEFASETNVQQVKQQNAQAAQGTYNTEFASETNVEEVKKQNARAEQNKK; from the coding sequence ATGGCTAAAAATTACGGTTCCAACTTCAGCAAAAAAGGCAAGTACGAAGAGGAGTTCGCTTCTGAAACGAATGTTCAGCAAGTAAAGCAGCAGAACGCTCAAGCGGCTCAAGGCACGTACAACACTGAATTTGCTTCTGAAACAAACGTTGAAGAAGTGAAAAAACAGAACGCACGCGCTGAGCAAAACAAAAAGTAA
- the ntdP gene encoding nucleoside tri-diphosphate phosphatase, with the protein MSAPEAGSNIQIKSYKHNGKLHRIWESSLVLKGTETVVIAGNDKTRVMESDGRTWITREPAITYFHSRYWFNIIGMLRTDGIYYYCNISSPFVYDEEALKYIDYDLDVKVYPDMTHVLLDEDEYEQHSRQMNYPRVLDRILHRNIDELLRWVHERKGPFNPDFIDQWYERYLTYRTY; encoded by the coding sequence ATGAGTGCTCCTGAAGCAGGCTCCAATATCCAAATTAAAAGCTATAAACATAATGGCAAGCTGCACCGCATCTGGGAAAGCAGCCTTGTCCTGAAAGGAACTGAAACGGTCGTCATTGCCGGAAATGATAAGACAAGGGTAATGGAGAGCGACGGCAGGACTTGGATTACGAGAGAGCCGGCGATTACTTATTTTCACTCCAGGTATTGGTTCAATATAATCGGCATGCTTCGGACTGATGGAATTTACTATTACTGCAATATCAGTTCCCCGTTTGTCTATGATGAAGAAGCATTAAAATATATTGACTATGACCTTGATGTGAAAGTCTACCCTGATATGACTCATGTTCTGCTTGATGAAGACGAATATGAGCAGCATAGCCGGCAAATGAATTATCCTCGCGTCCTTGACAGGATTCTGCATCGTAACATTGATGAACTTCTCAGGTGGGTACACGAGCGCAAAGGTCCTTTTAATCCAGATTTTATTGACCAGTGGTATGAACGGTATTTGACATACCGTACATACTAG